The following coding sequences are from one Microbacterium sp. SORGH_AS_0969 window:
- a CDS encoding helix-turn-helix domain-containing protein: MSVSLAEIRAEHPEVFADGCPTRTVLDHVMGKWGILVLMALSDGTQRWGVLRRNVSGISEKMLASTLKTFEADGLVVRTAYPEVPPRVEYGLTDRGRDLMTFVLPLLGWVAENAPAIVARPE; the protein is encoded by the coding sequence ATGAGCGTGAGTCTTGCGGAAATCCGCGCGGAGCATCCCGAGGTTTTTGCCGATGGGTGCCCGACGCGCACGGTGCTCGACCATGTCATGGGCAAGTGGGGCATCCTCGTGCTCATGGCTCTGTCCGACGGCACGCAGCGCTGGGGCGTTCTGCGGCGGAACGTGTCGGGGATCAGCGAAAAGATGCTCGCGAGCACCCTCAAGACCTTCGAGGCCGACGGGCTCGTCGTGCGCACCGCTTATCCCGAGGTCCCGCCGCGGGTGGAGTACGGACTGACCGACCGCGGCCGCGACCTCATGACGTTCGTCCTCCCCCTCCTGGGGTGGGTGGCCGAGAACGCTCCGGCCATCGTGGCCCGACCGGAGTGA
- a CDS encoding SDR family oxidoreductase, with protein MTLLVTAASGHLGRLVVDALLERGAAASDIVAGVRTPAKASDLAERGIRVVEFDYSRPETLAPAFDGVSRVLLISGTDADRVAGHGNVVDAARAAGVERLVYTSAPRNDVIDYALGADHKATEALIAASGLDATILRNNWYTENYLDTVARAAETGEIVAAVGDARVASASRRDYAEAAAIALTGDDLRGQTLELGGDVAWTYDELAAAASEVVGRPVAYRAVTVEQLAAGLEAAGLDAGTAAFVAGIDDAIARGALEQTDGTLSRLIGRPTTPLVDGLRTGLAAR; from the coding sequence ATGACTCTCCTCGTCACCGCCGCTTCCGGACACCTCGGCCGTCTCGTCGTCGATGCTCTGCTCGAGCGCGGCGCCGCGGCATCCGACATCGTCGCCGGTGTCCGCACCCCCGCCAAGGCGAGCGATCTTGCCGAGCGCGGCATCCGCGTCGTCGAGTTCGACTACTCGCGTCCGGAAACCCTCGCTCCCGCTTTCGACGGGGTCAGCCGCGTCCTGCTGATCTCGGGCACCGACGCCGACCGCGTCGCAGGTCATGGCAACGTCGTGGACGCCGCGCGCGCCGCGGGCGTCGAGCGTCTCGTCTACACGAGCGCGCCGCGGAACGACGTCATCGACTACGCGCTCGGCGCCGACCACAAGGCCACCGAGGCGCTCATCGCCGCCTCGGGACTGGACGCCACGATCCTGCGGAACAATTGGTACACCGAGAACTACCTCGACACCGTGGCACGCGCCGCCGAGACCGGTGAGATCGTCGCCGCGGTCGGCGATGCCCGTGTGGCCAGCGCGAGTCGTCGTGACTACGCCGAGGCGGCCGCGATCGCCCTCACCGGTGACGACCTGCGCGGGCAGACGCTCGAACTGGGCGGAGACGTCGCATGGACCTACGACGAGCTCGCGGCGGCGGCCTCGGAGGTCGTCGGACGCCCCGTCGCCTACAGGGCCGTCACGGTCGAGCAGCTCGCGGCCGGTCTCGAGGCCGCGGGACTGGATGCCGGCACCGCCGCCTTCGTCGCGGGCATCGACGACGCGATCGCTCGCGGTGCGCTGGAGCAGACCGA